In Thermosulfurimonas sp. F29, the sequence TAGCAGCCAAACAGCTTACCCTCTCCACCAGGGCCAGGTTCTCCCCGAAAACCTCCCGGGACATCTCAACGAGTCTTTCGTCAAAAGCGTTCGAACCCAGGATAAGGGCTCCCCGCTCAAGCGCCCGCGATAGAGCCTTGAGGAGCCTCTCCTGATCCTCCCAGCCGAAGGCCTTGAGCACATAGTCTTTGAACCCTCCTTTTTCGGGAAGCGCATACGGAGGATCTATAAAGAGAAAGTCACCCTTCCCCGCCACATCCACCAGGGCCTCAAAATCACTCACGCGGAGATCCGCAGCTTGAAGGGCCCAGGAAACCTCCTCCCAGAATTCCGGGGGCGGAAGAGCCCTGATCCTCTTTCCCATGGGGGGCGTTGAACTCGCCCCGCATGTTGTACCGACAAAGCCCATTGAAACAGGCACTGTTTAGATACAGGAACCATGCGGCCCGTTCGAAGACCCTTCAGGCTGCTCTCTCCGAATCCGAACGTAATAATCCCTCGAGTGCCTTCCATGGTGGCCCTTGAGAAGCTCGTACACCTGGCACCAGTCCTCCCGCAGTGCCTCATAGGTAAGGATCAGATCTTCGTTTATGTCTCCGAGAATGGCCTTTTCGGGAAGAAGAGAGAAAAAGACTGCTCCGGAGCCCAGAAAGGGCTCGATGTAGCGGTTGAACTCTCTGGGAAACATATCCCCATACCTTACGGTAAGCCACCTCTTGCCTCCCACCCACCGCAGAAAAGGCTTCAAGCCCCTTCTCATAATTCGGGTCTCTGCTTACAGGATGCTTTTGGTCCTTTTAAAGAAAAGAAGCCCTGAGGAAAAATCGTGTGGTGGAAGTATGTGAAGATGTTGGGCAGGCTTGGGTAAGAGGCTTCAGATTTTCAAATGCTCTCTTAAGCTCAAAATCCTGATCCCCTCAAACTGGACAAGATCCAAGATCTCCCGGTCTCCGGTAACGATGACCTCGGCTCCAGCCTCAACCGCGTACTCCAGAATCCGATTGTCCGTCTCATCTCGAAGGACGGTTATTTTTCTCTTAGGGCTTACAAATTGTGCTATTTCGGACAGCCATACCACCAGACGAGCGAGCTCTTCCCGGTCTTTGCTGAACTTGGTAGCCAAGACTCTTAATAACTCATCAAGAATCTCTTTGGAAATGAAAAGCTCGTCTTTCCCTTCAAGGACTCGATAGATGGCCTTTTCCGCAAGACCTCCGGGAAAAATCAGAGTAAAAGTGTAAACTTCTTCCGCTACCTGCATCGCCTCGAGTACATCCCGCAGGTTCCGCGCTTCCCCAAAGTGAAGACCCCTGAGCCGGTCATCAAATATTTGGAGCTTGAGGACCAGCAGAGGCTCCTTGAGGCCATACCTGAGGAGCATCGGGACATCTTCCTTTTCATGTTCGTGTTCGGAGTGCGCCCCTCAGAGGCCCGCGCCCTTCAATGGGACTGCGTGGACTTCCGGAACAGGCGCATCGTCATCCGGCGAAATTTCTCCGAGCACCAGCTGGTGAACATCCCTAAAGAGGGCGACTGGAAGACCCTTCCCATGCCGCCGGTCATCGAGGAGATGCTTCTGCGGCGAGCCAGAGACAAGAAAAGCCCTTTTGTCTTCTGCCACAGCGAGGGCACCCAGGGTAAATTCTGATATCACTACGGGGACAAGCGGTTACGGAAGATCTTCAAGCGGGCCTGTGAAGTGGTGGGCATCCGCGGGATAACTCTCTACCAGGCGGTTCGGCACAGCCTGGCCATGCAGGCCCTAAACGATGGCTACTCCTACGAAGCTGTCGCCCGCACCCTGGGACACAAGCATGTCTCCACCCCCCGCCGCTACGGAAAACTCCGGACCGAAGCCGTGCGTCCTCTACTTGAGGACCGCGCCGCCAGGATCGTGAGCCTTTCAGACTACCGGGAGAAACGCCGCAAAACCGACTCCGAATAATCGCCGAAAATCAGGAACGGAGCTCCCGAAACCCGCCTTGTTGCAATTGAATCTCGATGGGAAAGCTTTGAGTATCAACGGCTTCCGGACGAGTGCCCCAAAGGTGCCCCAGGTGAATTTTGGTGTTTGTAAGTCCACAAGAAATAGCCAATTTTTGGGGTGACCGGTGGGATTCGAACCCACGATCCCCGGGGCCACAGCCCGGTGCTCTGACCAGCTGAGCTACGGTCACCGCCACGATTGTATATTTAAAATACCTCCCTTCCCGGGATTTGCAACTCCCCATAAGCGGGCTTATGGAGGAAGGCTATTCCGGAATCAGACTTTTAACCAGAAATACATCCAGCTGATAAGTAGCCCCAGAATGATCAGGGTCTGAAGAACGAAAGCCGTGGTTCCGTGAATAACCAGGAACCTGAGGGTCATGTGAAAGTTTCCATCCCGAAATTCCCACCACAGATCCTCCATCCGCCAGCCTAACAGGGGAAAAAAGACAAGGGAAATAATCAATCTCTTTTTCCAACTATCCGGAGGCCACAATCCTTTCTTCCTCGCAACCCGGTATCTTAATTCCGGCCCAATTTCTTTTTAATAATTCCCACCCCCAGCAATCCCGACCCGAGCAGCCACACCACCCCCGGAAGAGGGACCGGAGAAATGGCAAATTTGTCGGTAAAACTGATCTGATACTGAGAGAAATTAAGACCGGACCAGGAAATAAAAAGTTGCTGTCCATCATTCGAAATAGAGTAACCAGCCCCGCCCTCCGAGGTCCACACATAGGTGTCAGGCTCTCCGTTTCCGTCATTGTCCCAGGCCACAAAAATATCGTAAATTCCTGGCTCCACCGTAGAATTGAGAGAACTCAAGGAATTCGCTGAAACCGAA encodes:
- a CDS encoding DNA adenine methylase: MGKRIRALPPPEFWEEVSWALQAADLRVSDFEALVDVAGKGDFLFIDPPYALPEKGGFKDYVLKAFGWEDQERLLKALSRALERGALILGSNAFDERLVEMSREVFGENLALVERVSCLAAKKEGRGEYREFIFWGNLEISAELRPGLPLEDLPRNCVSLSISEGNFSKEGFQNTSPSESSREGIGRIVTEVAVWRWPYVSEECHGAAGLAALIKPVFKNWLRVRDGPFVGDQGFT
- a CDS encoding DNA adenine methylase; amino-acid sequence: MKPFLRWVGGKRWLTVRYGDMFPREFNRYIEPFLGSGAVFFSLLPEKAILGDINEDLILTYEALREDWCQVYELLKGHHGRHSRDYYVRIRREQPEGSSNGPHGSCI
- a CDS encoding putative toxin-antitoxin system toxin component, PIN family; translated protein: MQVAEEVYTFTLIFPGGLAEKAIYRVLEGKDELFISKEILDELLRVLATKFSKDREELARLVVWLSEIAQFVSPKRKITVLRDETDNRILEYAVEAGAEVIVTGDREILDLVQFEGIRILSLREHLKI